GGATCGAAGAGACGATTAGACTCTTCTCTTTGTTTTCCAATTCTTTCCAGTTTTTAAAAAAGGAGAATACAAAGATTCCGACCCCGAAAAGTAGAAACGGGGAATATCCAAAAAGTCCTAACTTTAGGTTTCCGTAAAATAAGAGATTTATAAAATTCTTAAATAGATTGGTTCCATCTGCGGAATCATAGTTTGCGTTGAATCTTGGTCCGAGGATGGAATGAAAGAACGAAAAGTTGAATCCGCAGTAACCAAGAAAAAACAAGAAAAGAAGAATGGAGGAGACTACAAAACCGGTTCTGTTTTCGTTTTTTTGGGAAAGCGGGAATTGATAGAAGGTTTCAGAAATCCAATAGATTCCCAAAAAGATAAGATATTCTAAACGAAACCAATAACAGAGAGAAAGAAGGAGGGTGCTCGCGATTGTCAGGGCCGGTGAAAAATTCTTCTTTGATTTTTGATAGAGAATAATGCCGGTAACGAATAAAAAGAGTCCGACTCCGACATCCATAAAAAGATAACCGTTCATAACGACCGGAGTCAGGATTGAAAAAAGAAAAATCTGCCAGGAAGGAATTTTGTATTCTCGACCGAGGAGATACAAAGAAGATCCGATCAACAGCGCGGATAAAAAATAAATTCCGTAAGCGCCTCCGAATGGAAGCGCAATCGCATAAAGAATTCCTAAAGAGATAGGGAACGCGATGATCTTGTGACCGTTTGCGATCGACATTTTCAACAGGCTAAACTTGAGTTCCGGATCAAAGTCAAAGCCCGGATAAAAAACGTCTAAGGATTGAAAGCCGCTGAGAAAAATCGATTTTCCAAGAATGAATTTTTCGTAGTGATCCGCAGAAAGAAGATATTTCGGGGGAATGCTTAAGTAAAGAAAAAACGAAAAAATAAACGCGGCTAATATCGCGCCGTATTTATTTTGAAAGAATCGAGCGAGAAAGTCTTTGAGTTTTGGGATCATTGAGTTATAAAAAATTCAAAAATAGAAAAACTAATTTTAATACATTCGACATAAAGGGAAAGGATTCGAAAAAAGTTCCCTTCATTTCGAAGTCAGCGTATCGAAATCGGTTTCGAGGTCAATCTGCTTTCCTTTTGTAAAAATCTTCCCTTTTGGCTTTGGTTCAAGATCGATTCCACGTTTTCGGAAATTAATTTTTAAAGAATGAGGAATTGTAAAACGAAGTATTTTTTCATTGATCCATTCTTGGAATCGTGCAAAACTTGAAGTTATGCAACAGGAAACTCCCTCCGATCCCAATCTACTTGGTCAATTTCTTTCCCAGTCTCCGGTAAAGGCTCTGATCGATCGTTACAAATCAGAAAAGGGGAAAGTTCGGAGCTTTATGGAAAAGCTTCCTCTCTATGCGAGCGGTTTGAAGGGAACCGAATTTCAAAACGCGGATTCTCTTTTGAGAAAGGAATTGGCTTCTAAAATTTCTCATCTGAAAGAACCGATGCGAAGATTGGAAGAGGCTTTTGTATCGACCAAAAAAATGGATCTGATCGGAAGCAGCGAAATCGCGGTCGTTCTGATCGATAAACTTACGAACGCAATTCAATCCGCAGGATACGGACTTACCGGTCTCGGTTCCGGACTCAAGGCCACGCAAGAAGAATTGGAAAAGCTCGCTGAGTTTGATTTTTCTCTTTTTAAAGAAGTGGAAGGGATCGAATCCAAGGTCCAGGCTTTGAAAGTGACAGCGGAATCTTCGGTGGAAGAAGTTCGCAATTTGGTAAGCGACATCCGAGTAGCTCTGGATGGATTGGAGAATGCGTTTCGATCTCGTAAGGATCTCTTTACGAAACTCTAAACGATATTCAGAGGTCTTATTGGATGGTAAGAATCCGAAAAAATTGTGTTTCGAAACACAAATAGAAATCTTAAATAATTAAAAGGAATGAATCATGGCATTGATTGATGTAATCAAATACGAAGGACAACCCGGAGAGATCGTTTGGAAGTTTCCGAGAAACGATATCAGTCATTTCGGTCAACTCGTTGTAAACGAAAGTCAAGAAGCGGTCTTCTTTAAGGAAGGAAAGGCTCTGGACGTTTTTGGTCCGGGAACTCATACTCTGAAAACGGGAAACATCCCGCTTTTGGAAAAGATCGTCAATCTTCCGTTCGGCGGTCAGACTCCGTTTACGGCAGAGATCGTTTACGTAAACAAATCCGTAATCAATATGACCTGGGGAACTCCGGCTCCGATTCAAATCGAAGATCCGAAGTATCACATCACTCTCGGTTTGAGAGCATTCGGAAATTATAATATTAAAGTTATCGATTCCAAATCGTTCGTGAATACGGTTGTGGGAACTCAGCAAAGATTCAATCACGACGGAGTCGATAAACTTCTCAAGCCGATGGTAGTAACCAGGCTCAGCGATTTTATCTCCGAAGTCGTATTAAAAACCGGAGTTCCGATTACTCAGATTTCTCAACATCTGGAAGAGGCTTCTTCGGCCGGAAAAACAAAAACACAACCCGACTTTCAAAAATACGGTCTTGAGGTTTTGGATTTTTTCATTCAGTCGATTAATTTTGATCAGAACGATCCGAACTTTCAAAAGATTCAGAAAGTTCTCACCGATAAATTCGAAATCGAAACGATGGGGAATATGTATCAGCAGAAAAGAATGCTGGATATCGGTGAAGCTGCCGCGACTAATCCCGGAGGAGCCGCCGGTGAAGGTATGAGCGCCGGAATGGGTTTGGGAATGGGAATGAATATGGCCGGGATGATGGCCAATATGATGGGACAGAATCAAGCCGGAGCAAAACCTGCTGGTGACGACGCGGCTTCAAGAATCGCAAAACTGAAGTCACTTCTGGACGGCGGCCTCATCACTCAGGAAGAATTTGATACCAAAAAAAAGGACATTTTGAATTCTATCTAAAATATGGTCTCCACTCTCACTCGATACAAAGCCGAATTTGAATGTATAAACGATTCCTGCAAAACTCGATACGATCTAAACGAGATCGTATACGAGTGTAGAAAATGCGGAAGTCTTCTCCAAGTTTCACACGACTTGGAAGCTCTGAAGACGGTATCGGGTGAAGAATGGAAACAGACTTTTGATTCGCGTTTTCGCTCTGTCAAGTTTCCGAATTCTTCCGGAATCTGGAACAAAAGAGAATGGGTTCTTCCTCATATTGAAGATAAGAATATCGTAACTTCCGGAGAAGGGCTTTCTCACCTCTTTAGTTCCGAACGTTTGACCGCAGACTTAGGTCTCGGAAGTTTTTATGTAAAGCAATGTGGGATCTCACACACCGGATCTTTCAAGGATCTCGGGATGACTGTTCTTTTATCCCAAGTCAAACACATGATTTCCAGCGGAGTTCCGATCCAAGCGGTAGCTTGTGCGAGTTCCGGAGACACTTCTGCGGCGCTTGCTTCCTACGCGGCAAAAGCGGGAATACCGGCGATCATCTTTCTTCCTGCGGGAAAAGTATCTCAGGCGCAACTCATTCAACCCGTGTCCAACGGAGCGAAAGTAATCGCATTGGACACCGACTTCGACGGTTGTATGCAAATCGTCAAAGAAGTCACTCGCGAAGCCGGAATCTATCTTGCGAACTCGATGAATTCGCTCCGAATCGAAGGACAAAAAACGATCTCCGTTGAAATTACACAACAGTTGGAATGGAAGGTCCCGGATTGGATCGTAATTCCCGGTGGCAATCTTGGAAACGTTTCCGCCTTGGGAGCGGGATTTGAAATGATGCTTTCTCTCGGGCTCATCGATAAATTACCGAGGATCGTATTGGCTCAAGCCGAACACGCAAATCCATTATATCTTTCGTATTTAAAGAATTTTGAAAGTTTCGAGCCGGTCTCTGCGAAGACAACTCTGGCCTCTGCGATTCAAATTGGAAATCCGGTTTCCATTCAGAAGGCGATCAAAACCCTCAAGAAATTCAACGGAGTTGTGGAACAAGCGAGTGAAGCTGAACTTTCCGACGCCGCGGCAAAGGCCGATCTTTATGGTTTATACAATGATCCGCACACAGGCGTCGCTCTTGCGGCTCTTAATAAACTTCTGAAAAAGGGAACCATCTCCAAAGGTGAGAATGTGGTCGTCATCTCTACCGCGCACGGGTTAAAATTCACCGAATTTAAGCTTAAATTTCACGCGGGAGAAATTGCAGGGACGGATTCTAAGATGGTAAATTCAATCCATAGAATCGAGCCAAAAGCGGAGAAAGTAATCGATTTGATTCGAAATCTCTTACATTTGGGATAAAGCTCATTTTTACCCGGTTCTTAGAATTTTTTTAAGACTTTTTTTCCTAATTTTTTTTTTTTCGTCGAAAGTCAGAAGTTTTTCGTCATATCTCTAATCCATGAGGGATTTTGACGATGTATCAGCCGACTTTCGAATGGAAGTTGATTCTGCAATTTCGAAAGAAGTTCCCATTTCTTTAATCACTTACGTTCTAACACCCAAGGGTGAGAAAAAACTTAAGTATATCATTCAAGGGATTCTTACTCGTTATGATCGATTGGATCTAACAGAGCTTCTTTACACCTCTTCTAAGGAACTGATCGTCAACGCGACAAAAGCCGCGATCAAAAGGATTCTTTTTAAAGAATCCAAACTCAATATTGAATCGATTGAAGACTATGAAAGAGGAATGAAATCCTTTCATAGTAGCTTAAGTGACAAAAAGTTCCCGTTTTATAGGGAAAAGATGAAAGAGCACGATCTTACTATAAAAGTAACATTCTTTTTTAATCAGCATCGTATCATTTTAAAAATTTTGAATAACTTTCCTTTAACGGATCAGGAAGAAAAGAGAGTGAGAGAAAAATTTAGAATCTCTCGAGACTTTGATAATCTTTTTGAATTCTTTATGAAGTTCGGTGATTCTACGGAAGGCGCCGGACTTGGAATTACGATGGTTGAAATTTTAGTTGCTCAAAGCGGATTTGACAGGCACTTGTTTACGATTTACAGCAGAAAAGGTATTTCGCAAACTGTTGCAAGAGTCGAAATCCCACTGAGAGAGGATTATATTCCTAGGAGATTGAAATTCCGTAAGGGACAAAATTTCATACCTAGTTTTGTAGAATGAGGATGAATGGAACCGAGTAATCAAGCCAATAACAAATTGCAGGAACAAGCGAATCTAATGAATCTCGCGCTTGAATCCGTTGTTACGGAAGATCAAGCAGTAGAATTGATTCAGGGAAAGATCCGAGATGCTTTCCTATTAAAAATTAGAATCGACATTGAAAATAGAAGCGGCGCCGTCGTTGCATTAGTTAGCAAATATAAGAATGACGTAATAGAAATTTATTCTCTGTTTTCCAATTCTTCTTTGATTCGTAAAATTCGTAGTTTCGAAGATTCCGCAGCGTTTGCGCTGGATATGGTGGAAGCCGCAAAGTCGGAACCGTTTGATCCTGGACTTTCCGATAGTATCGGCCGCATCGTTTATTCTAAACTCACCAAAGCAGTATTAGAAACTTCTTATCCGAATTGGGAAAGAAACGACGCGTCGAGCTTAGTCAATATTTTAGAAAATCAAATTAAAACATCATTAAAAGTGAATATAGTAAGAATTCAAGCGGACGTAGAATATATGTCCAGTTTGAAGTTCAGAGCTAAGAACGTATTCACCGGAATCATTCCGGCGGTCAACCGTCCCGTGGAAGAGCCGTCCATCGGTCAGGTTCCGGAAAGCCAGGAGAAAACCCCGGTTCAAAGACAAATCGAACAATTCAAGAGACCGTTCGGAAGAGTGGTCGTTGCCAAGACGGTCCTTTCTCCTGTCGGAGGAATTGACTTCGACGATTTGAGCGAAGGAGACAAACTTCTCTTTCAATTGCCCACCGGAAGTATGGATGAAAAAGCCATGGCAAAAACCTTAGGCGGTTACGACGATGCGGGAAATCCTAAGAACGTAGTCGGTGAATTTATAGGAATCGCCGCCGGTAAGGGAGAATATCATATCTTTGCAAAAGGGCCTTCCGGCGTTTTGTTACAAGCATTTGAAGAACGTCCTGTTCGACTCGCAAGACTCAAAGGAAAAACTACGGCCAGTTCCGCACCGGCGAAGGTAGAATCTTCCAGCGGCGGATCTTTGGGAATGATCATCGTAGCTGGTGTCGTGATCGTTTTAGGTTTGTTGGTCTTTTTGATTATGAAATAAGTTTAGAGTGCGCGTTTTTCGTCGAAGACGAAAAACGCGCGAGGTTCCGATAAAACACGAAGATCAACCGATCACAAGGTTGACAAGTTTTCCGGGAACATAGATTTCTTTGCGGATTGTCTTTCCATCTAAGATTCCCTTTATTTTTTCCAGATTCTTTGCCAATGTGATTGCATCGGCTTGAGTTACGTCTTTTGGAGCTTTGAACTCGTCTCTCAGTTTTCCGTTGACTTGAACAACGATAAGAATTTCCGATTCCACCAAATATTGAACGTCTGCTTCCGGAAAGGTTTCGTGAGAAAGGGATTCTTTTTTACCGGCGCGTTTCCAGAGTTCTTCCGCGATGTGAGGAGCGAAAGGAGCGATCAAAAGGATAAAAGGTTCCAATATTTTTTTCGGTCTTCTTTCCAGAGGAGTGAACTCGTTCACAAAGATCATCAACTGAGAAATCGCAGTATTGAAAGAAAAGTTCGGAATATCTTCGGAAACTTTTTGGATCGTTTTGTGAAGAATTTTCCATTCTTCCGGAGTGGGTTCTATCTCGTCGAGACGAAAGGATTCTTCTTGGCCGCTGTGAAAGAGTCTCCAAATCCGATTTAAGAATCTAAAAACTCCTTCCACACCTCTTGTGCTCCAAGGTTTCACCATCTCCAAAGGACCCATAAACATTTCAAAAAGGCGAAGGCTGTCTGCTCCGTATTCTTTGATCACGTCGTCGGGATTTACAACGTTTCCAAGAGACTTCGACATCTTACGTTTGTCTTCTCCGAGGATCAATCCTTGGTGAACGAGTTTTCCAAACGGTTCCTTCGTGGAAACAACCCCGATATCGTATAAGAATTTATGCCAGAATCTGGAATAAAGAAGGTGAAGAACCGCGTGTTCCGAGCCGCCGACATACATATCAACGGGCATCCATTTTTTCTCCAACTCAGGATCGCAGAAGAATTTACCGTTTTTAGGATCGATATATCGTAGATAATACCAACAAGATCCGGCCCACTGTGGCATCGTGTTGGTTTCTCTCGTTCCGATTTCTCCGGTAACCGGATCCTTGTAGCTCAACCATTCTTTAGCGAGCGCAAGAGGAGATTCTCCAGTTCCGGATGGTTTAAATTCTTTTAAATTAGGAAGTACTAATGGAAGTTCGGATTCAGGAATCGCTTTCGTAACTCCGGAAGGATAATGAACTAAGGGGATCGGTTCTCCCCAATATCTTTGTCTTGCAAAGAGCCAGTCTCTGAGTTTGAACTGAATCTTTTTCTTTCCGATCTTTTTGGATTCCGCCCAAGAAATGATCTTAGAAGAAGCGGACGTGTAGTCCATTCCATCGATTGAAATTTCAGAGGAAGAAGAATTTATACAAACGGATGTTTTCGAATCAAAGGCATTGTCTACGGAGATTTCACCTTCGATCACGGGAAGAATCTTGAGATCAAAAGCTTTTGCAAACTCAAAGTCTCTTTGATCATGAGCGGGGACCGCCATGATTGCACCGGTTCCGTATCCGTAGAGAACGTAATCGCTGATCCAGACCGGAATTTTTTTGGAAGGATCCGCAGGGTTGAGCACGTAGGCGCCGGTAAATACTCCCGATTTTTCTTTGCTCAATTCGGTTCTATCCAAATCACTTTTGAGAGCGGAAGCCTTTTGATATTCTTCTATCTTTTGTTTTTGTTCGGGAGTTGTGATGACGGAAACGATCGGATGTTCCGGAGCTACGACCATGTAAGTCACTCCGAAGATCGTATCGGGTCTTGTAGTAAAGATTCGGATTCCATCGAGATCACCGATCGGCTTTGGAAAAGGAAATGTGATTTCCAGTCCTTCGCTCTTGCCGATCCAGTTTTTCTGCATTTCGAGCGTGGAAGTCGGCCATTGCACGAGCGTAAGATCTTCTAAAAGACGATCCGCGTAAGCGGTGATTCTCATCATGTACTGACGCATCGGTTTACGAACGACTTCGTAACCTTTTTCCACCCATTCTTCCACTTCTTCGTTGGCAAGAACGGTTCCTAAACCTTCGCACCAGTTTACGGGGATTTCGGCCTGATAAACGAGGCGAAAATCAGAAAGAATCTTCTCTTTCTGGGCAGGAGAGGACCCGTTCCATTCTTCCGCACTGAACTGCTTATAATCTAAACCTTCGGAACCTTGTTTGGAGAATCTTTCGATGAGCGTGTCAATAGAATTGGCTTTTTTGAGTTCCGGATTAAACCAGGATTTGTAGAGCTGAAGAAAGATCCACTGAGTGAATTGATAGTAGTCCGGATCTGTTGTGGAAAGCTCTCGAGACCAATCGTAAGAAAGGCCGATCATTTTGATCTGTCTGCGAAAGTTATCGATATTATTCTTTGTAGTAGTGGCTGGATGAACTCCTGTCTGCATCGCATAACGCTCCGCAGGGAGTCCAAAAGCATCCCAACCCATGGGATGTAAAACTTCAAAACCCTTCATTCTCTTAAAACGAGAGAGAATGTCGGTGGCTGTGTATCCTTCCGGGTGACCTACGTGCAGTCCGGCTCCGGAGGGATAAGGAAACATGTCCAAGCAGTAGAATTTTGGTTTAGAAGACTGAATATTTGTCTGAAAGCTATTGTTCTCTTCCCAAAAATTTTGCCAAAATAATTCTACTTCCTGAAACGGATATTGCATTTGGATCCTTACTTTCTTACTGAGTCGATTACCTTGATCAATCTTTGAAATGTTTTACTCAAACATGATTTGCAAAGATCGTATTGGTAGAGTTGCGTGACCTTTGATCTGCATCCTGTGCAAGTCAAGAGATGATTCCCTTTCGTTTCTGTTCGTTTTTCTTCGAGTAACTGCATTTTGCTCCCAGACTTATCCATGCTGATTTGTTTATTTACAGAGTGTCAATAAATCCGGAAAGAAACGTGATCCAACAACATCCCTTCCCGGCTGATCGGAGATTACGTTATAAAAACCAGGTAGTTTAGAGTCAAAAAAAATTAGCGAACACTCATCAGAAATAAGTAGAATTTTTTTTAAAAAAATTGAGATCTTTTGTTTTATGTGGAATGCTTTTTTAAATGCATGTTTCCAATGTATGAAGGCCAATCGATTGGAAATATATTTCTTTTAAGAGTCAAACAAGGATGGTATCGCGTTTGCTACAGGTAAAAAATCTCAATAAGTCCTATTTAGTTTCGGGAAAAAAACTCGAAGTATTAAAAGACATCTCTTTTCAGATCGAAGAAGGAGAATTCATCGCAATTATTGGGCCTTCTGGCTCCGGAAAATCCACATTGCTCGCTATTTCAGCAGGTTTGGATCGCCCCGACGAGGGAGAAGTGATCTTAGATGGGATTCCTCTCTTAGAAAAAGAGGAAGACGAGCTTGCAAAACTCAGAGGAGAAAAAATTGGATTTATTTTTCAAAATTTTCAACTGATCAAATCGCTCAATGCGTTGGAAAATGTCTCTTTACCTCTTGTCTTAAACTCAAAGTTAAGTACCGCTCAAATAAGGGATCAAGCGTTTGTATGGTTGGAAAAAGTTTCCATGAAAGAAAGAGCTTCTAACTTTCCTGGTCAACTTTCCGGAGGAGAAGAACAAAGGATTGCAATCGCAAGATCTTTCATTCACAATCCGAAAATTTTATTCGCAGACGAACCGACTGCAAACTTAGATAAGAAGAATGGAGAGATGGTGATGAATCTTCTCGCCGAGTTAAATCAAAAAACTTCTTCCACGTTGATCGTCGTCACTCACGATCATACCGTTGCGGATCTTGCGGATCGTGTATTGGAGATGAGCGACGGAAGAATCATAAGAGAAATTCAAGGTAAGAAGAATCGTTTTAAGAAGAAAGCTTCCGTGAAGTCCGTTAAGAAAAAGGTTTCTAAGAAAAAGAGATGAAACTGAAATTATTAATTCAATCGATCCTTCGGGATTTTCGTTCTAGAAAAAGTTCTGCGTTGCAGATTGTGTTGGCGATAGCGATCGGGACCGGCTCTGTAACTGCGATTCATGCTTATAGAGAAGAATTGAGCCGGTCCATTTTAAAGGAAGCTCGTAACCTAATGGGTTCCGACCTTTTAATTCAAGCGCCTTCTCCGATCACTGCGGAACAAAAAGAATTTATGTCCCAAAGTCTTCCAAAAGGATCGGAAACCTCCGAACTCGTGCAGTTTGCTTCTATGCTTAGAAATCCCGAGAATGATGAAACTTCGCTTTCTCTGATCAAAACGATGAAAGGAAAATTTCCTTACTACGGAGAAATTCTAACGGAACCGCCGGGCGCTTATCGAAAACTCAAAGAAGGCGAGATCTTACTCGAAGAAAGTCTGATTAAGAATCTAAAACTCAAAGTAGGTTCTTCCGTTTCCCTCGGAGATGGAAATTTTATACTGAAGGGAAAGGTTCTCAAAGAACCCGGAATCGCCGGAAGTTTTCTTTCCATGGCTCCTACTTCGATCATTACTTCTTCGTCATTGGTTTCCACTGGTTTGGAACAAAGAGGTTCGAGAATCAGTTATCTGATTCCGATCAAGCTCAAGGATCCTAACGTCGCGAGTAAATACAAAGAACTTCATTTTAAAGAGTATATTCAAAAAGACTTAACTCTTTACGATTCTACGGAAACAAACTCCGGGTCACGAAAATTCTTAACGAATACGCTGGATTTTTTCAGTTTGCTCGGTTTATCAGCTTTCTTTTTGGGAGGAATTTCGATTCTTCTTGCAAGCCGTGCGGGGATTCGAGAAAAATCAGGCGCTCTCGCCGTTTTGAAATGTTTAGGAGCCAGCCCGAGAACGGTAAGCATTATTGTTTTGGGAGAATTGTTATTCTTCTCACTGATCGGTTCCATTCTTGGCATCGGCTTGGGAAATATATTGCTCGGTTGGATTCCCGATCTCGCTGGAGAAGAACTTCTCGGGTTTAAACCTACAATCGGTCTCTCTTCCTTTCTTTGGGGTTTGTTGATTGGAATTTTGATTCCATTCTTTTCTTCCATCGAATCGCTCGTAGAAATTAGAACGTTAAAACCGATTTTAGCGTTAAAAGAAGAATTTCAAGACGAAGCAAATCGGATTCCTAAGTTTAGGCTCACTCAAATTTTGGGTTATTCGATTCTATTTCTGTTGTTCTTTCTTTTGGCGTGGTGGGAAACTGAAAGTCCTTGGAAGGGATTGATTCTTTGTTCCATTCTTCTCATTCTTCCCTTGGTCGTCTTTGTAGTATATTCAGGAATTAGAATATTGATTTCTAAGATCAAAGAAAAAAGCGATCTGACTCCTTTTTCGAGATTTATCATCGGGAAATTCGACCGTCCAGGAACAACTCTTTCTTTATCCGTGATCGGACTTACGAGTTCTTTGTTCATTCTTCTTTTATCGCTGATCGTAAGCGAAAGCCTTTTGGAATATAGCGGCGCTAAAGATAAGGAGAGGCGACCGAATCTATTCGTAATGGACATCCGTCCGGAACAAAAAGAACACTTTGAAGAAGTTGTAAAAGAATTCGGCGGAGAGAAGGTAATCGTTGCTCCTGTCATCGGAGCGAGATTATCGAAGATCAACGGTGAAACCGTGAAGAAAGACGAGACGGAATCCTCCGCCTTGAAAAGAGATTGGAGATCGACCGCGAGAACCAGAGAATATTTTCTCTCTTATCGAAACGATCCGTATCCGACTGAAAAAATTGTGGACGGTGACTTTTGGAGAAAAGGGGAAGAGGATCAAATCTCGATAGAGAAAGAATTCTCCACTTATTTGAAGGTCAATTTAGGAGACAGTTTGACTTTTTTGATCGGAGGCGTCGAGGTCACAGGAGTGATCCGTAATTTTAG
This is a stretch of genomic DNA from Leptospira tipperaryensis. It encodes these proteins:
- a CDS encoding ABC transporter permease, coding for MKLKLLIQSILRDFRSRKSSALQIVLAIAIGTGSVTAIHAYREELSRSILKEARNLMGSDLLIQAPSPITAEQKEFMSQSLPKGSETSELVQFASMLRNPENDETSLSLIKTMKGKFPYYGEILTEPPGAYRKLKEGEILLEESLIKNLKLKVGSSVSLGDGNFILKGKVLKEPGIAGSFLSMAPTSIITSSSLVSTGLEQRGSRISYLIPIKLKDPNVASKYKELHFKEYIQKDLTLYDSTETNSGSRKFLTNTLDFFSLLGLSAFFLGGISILLASRAGIREKSGALAVLKCLGASPRTVSIIVLGELLFFSLIGSILGIGLGNILLGWIPDLAGEELLGFKPTIGLSSFLWGLLIGILIPFFSSIESLVEIRTLKPILALKEEFQDEANRIPKFRLTQILGYSILFLLFFLLAWWETESPWKGLILCSILLILPLVVFVVYSGIRILISKIKEKSDLTPFSRFIIGKFDRPGTTLSLSVIGLTSSLFILLLSLIVSESLLEYSGAKDKERRPNLFVMDIRPEQKEHFEEVVKEFGGEKVIVAPVIGARLSKINGETVKKDETESSALKRDWRSTARTREYFLSYRNDPYPTEKIVDGDFWRKGEEDQISIEKEFSTYLKVNLGDSLTFLIGGVEVTGVIRNFRTVNWADMRPNFVVLFSKGILEKAPGYYLSSLRIESEEKRYDLQKSLVSKYPNLTIIDTDKAVRAFLGILEKISFTIRLMTWLILGASLLLILTALNSSRKERIEETTLLRIIGGTSSFLKKVFLWEGILLGTFSFSLALLLAWGANELISQKVLEIQSSHPFLEYLIAYVFTILATTSVYYLNLRGEWKKPPVSFMKAM